In Oryza brachyantha chromosome 1, ObraRS2, whole genome shotgun sequence, the following are encoded in one genomic region:
- the LOC102720748 gene encoding 50S ribosomal protein L31 — MALSLSTSFLPTPATRTTLHSLVPSQRMRCSMRKKGLHPEIYEDAKVYCNGELVLVTGGTKPEYTVDVWSGNHPYYVGDTSAMVVMDSQIEKFRKKWGHIKEYWPEDQWREMHPDGDPEFDPEEESAGAN; from the exons ATGGCGCTCTCCCTCTCCACCTCCTTCCTGCCGACCCCGGCCACGAGGACCACCCTCCACTCCCTCGTCCCATCCCAG AGGATGCGGTGCTCGATGCGGAAGAAGGGGCTGCACCCGGAGATCTACGAGGACGCGAAGGTGTACTGCAacggggagctggtgctggtgaCGGGGGGCACCAAGCCGGAGTACACGGTGGACGTGTGGTCCGGGAACCACCCCTACTACGTCGGCGACACCTCGGCGATGGTCGTCATGGACAGCCAGATCGAGAAGTTCCGCAAGAAGTGGGGGCACATCAAGGAGTACTGGCCCGAGGACCAGTGGAGGGAGATGCACCCCGACGGCGACCCGGAGTTCGACCCGGAGGAGGAATCCGCCGGCGCCAACTGA